One Triticum dicoccoides isolate Atlit2015 ecotype Zavitan chromosome 3B, WEW_v2.0, whole genome shotgun sequence genomic window, GTTTAGTAGggacatatgaaaattaatttccacTATTTATTATGAAAGTGCATAAATGTCATTTTAGTAGTTTCGGCTAGTCAAGGTGACTAACACATCGAACACAACAGAATAGACAAGTTATAATACGATTCTTGAAAAAAGTGGAGGTACGATACAAAGTTCACACACATAACTAAATAACTAGCTAAGAACACCACTGTTGCTGCTTGCTCAAACCTGAAGTGAATTATCTTCAAGTCCTTCAGGCTTAATTAGTGCCACTTACAGCAGACCTAAATTAGGCACAAATGACAGAATTGGCATACAATAATATTAGTTATTTAACACTTCAATATAGTCCCCACAAGTTCTACGTTTATGATAGCTATCTTTCAGCATTTTTAAAACTAACATACAGAGAAGGCAGTTACTACCAAAAGTCTTCTACTTCAGATGGATCCGATCATTCCCTATATATGTGAATATCTCATACTGAATTATGCAATTGAATAAAAAATCTTGCAAGAAATGACATAGACGAAATTCCAACTTCAGAAACTATATAACTCAACAACATTACCTAATTCCAAGAGAAATACTTTACACATTGATCATTTTTCACTATTGAATGGAGATAAAAAAACGCTTCCAGACCACATTGTAATTTGTAAAAACGATGGAATCCAAACATTCAGTAGCATGACAAAGGCAAGAGGAGATCCAAATGCAAAGGTTGCAACACATATAATTATTCTCAAAGAAAGAAATAAGCAAAGACCAGAATTTGGATATAGAAGACATTAATAATGGTTCAGCAGAATGATCATAACATCCATAATTAAAGTAGCGGGCTGCTAACTGCCATGAATATATAAAAGTACACAATCACAAGCTCAGTTACGCACTTAACTGCAATAGTCAGGACATGAGTGTGCTCAAGCACCAACAAAAACTATCAGAACTTCATAAACAGCTACCGAAACCACTGCTGCCCGAATTCAAGACCAAACTCCAATATCATTAGAAGATGGAGAATTGTGAAGCTGCAGTACACAAGAAAGAGATTTAGTGTTCATCTGCCAATGACTCTGAGAACAAGGGGACATGTGGATAAAAAGGAGGAGCCTTTTTGCCGCATTCAGGCCACCATTGCCATTCAAGCTTACACTCAGAGCCAAGTTGACGTATAAAACACAGCTTTCTAGAATCCATGTCGTATGACATTAGTGTCTTCTCAACTCCACCGACTATAAAAACCAAACTGTGTTCCGGATGGATAGAAATAACCTCATAATTATTCACATACGATGAATACTTTGTTCTGAATAACTGCAAGTGGCTCACATTGTGCTTCAAAGTCCATTTTCCTGTAACGTAGTCCTCAAGAACCCAGATTGATAGTTTAGAACCATCAGAATCAGCAAAATACAACCGTCCCTGTGATGGAAATATGCCACCGATACAATCAGCATAGTAAGGTAGCTCAGGAACATCAATGAGCCACCAATTAGCTCCTTCCACATCAACAGCTACTATACATTCAAATAAGTTAGCCAAATGTAAGATCCCATTAAAAAATGTGCTTACTGAATTCTTGGGTATCGAAAAGCGACCATGCTCAACTGTTTGATATTTCCAAGCTCCAGCTTTGGATGAGTATATTGCTAGTGTTTCGATGCGTCCACAGCAATCGCCATCAAGCTCGTCCTCAGATATACCCCATGACTCCTCATCTATGAACTCGAATACATGGAAGTGGGAAGAAACGGCCGGGTCGAATCCCAGGCGAGCGACGCTCACCATGCTGGACCAGTCAGTGGCAGGCACGGCCACCAATTTCTGAGTAGTGGGATTGCACACCACATAATCCAATGTCTTGGGATCAGTCACCTTCCAGCAGCGGCAGAGGAGGAGGCCATTGCAGCTGTCCAAGATGTCAAGGCTCTCGCAATTGGGCAGGAAAGACAGCGAGGGGTCGACGAGAGGATAGCGTTGCCGTGACAGATTGGTAAAATAACGAGCCTTCTTGGGAGAGCGGAATTCGTTGTAACCTTCGTAGAAGAAGCCGACGATGGACTGCGGCATCTTGTTTCGGCACTGGTAGGAGATGAGGTCGCGCCAGCGCGTGGAGACGCATTTGCAGCAGCAGGTGGACTTGTACGGCACGCGCGAGATGATATCGGCGAGGATGTCGTCGGTGAGCTTGGACACCGGGCTCCCCTTcaggcgcttcttcttcttcttcttggagtccCTCGCCATGGCCGTCCGTGGAGATGAGGAGCTCATAGTCTGCGCAGATCGGGAGAAGGAGGGGAAAAGATTAGAGATCCATCCCGGGTGCGAGGGGGGAGCGTGAGGGATGAGAGGGTCTACCAGGTGGTTGCTGCGCGAGCGGCGAAGCGATGAGCGTCGAGAGCTTCAGCTGCGCCGGCGAGCGCGGCTGCGAGATGCGAGATGCGGCGGCGGAGCTGGGAAGTGAAGTGGAGACGACGAGGGAAGTGAAGTGCAGGGTTGGGCCGTGTGACCTTCTCTTTTACTTTTTGCTGGAGCGGGCCGCGCGCAGTCCAACGGGCCTGTACATCCTCTAGAAAATAAATTTGAACATGAGAAAATTGCATCCTTActctcaaaaaaagaagaagagaaaattgCATCCTTTcgctaaaaataaaaataaaaagatacTTGAACATGGAACGAATGTGTTGCGTCCTTAGCCACCGTCGACCACAACGTGAAATACAATTTTTGGCTTCTCCTCCTCTTCGAGATCTCTTTTCTACCATAAACTTTTTTGGCAGGTTTACACTTTGCATTTCCATGTGATGTTCTTGCTTGTAGCGGTCGGTGCTCCCGTCTCACTCAATCTCATGGACACCTCGCTCGTGCATGCTCACTCGTCGGCACCCCATACTATTACTAACGCTATGAGAGTTGTGGAAGCATAGAAATGTAGTTGTGTTTGATGGTGCTTCGTCATCGACGGGTAGCCTCATGCAGAAATTGAAGCGGAAGGACGGATTTGGTCGATGTCCGGTCTCATGAAAGGAAACATGGATTTTGTGTTTGCCGGTTTAGCTAGGTGGATTGGTGGCGAGGAGTAGTTGGGTGGTACTAAGTGGTGTGGAGTTGTATATACGGTTGTGAGATATCACACCACTTGTAAATGACCGGTGGAGGCTTCTAGGCCttttcttctttaatatatgatatgcacactTGTGTATATTCGTGAAAAAAAAAACTCGTCGGCACCATCAAGTCGCCCAATAGGGGCCGTTCGGTTTGGATATGAAAAACCCACAGAAATGTAACTCGGTGAAGGAATAGCAGATGAATGAGATGTCAAAACGGAGGAATAAAAGCTTGAGGAAGATTTAGGATATGGACGTTCGGAGTGTTGGTATAGTAAACAAAGGAAATGGATAGATGTTTGTGATACAGTACGAAACTGGGACCCATGAGTGCAAATAAACTAGAGATTTTATCCCATGCATGTGACAGATGTGGGTCCGGAGATAAAGGCTACAGAGGCAAGATCATTGTCAGAGCTCACGTATCCTACATTTTGCCTCGGACTTCCGCCCAAAAAAAAGCTTGCCGTGGATGTTTTCTTTCCCGTGAAAGTAGAGGGTACAGAAACTTTCCCAACGGTGCTTCTGGTAAGCTTTCCTCTGTTTTCAGTTCATGTGAATTTCCTCCAAAAATCCTCCATACCGAACGTGCCCCTAGGGTTGCTCAAAAATCAAAATCCAT contains:
- the LOC119278344 gene encoding F-box protein At5g07610-like isoform X1 produces the protein MSSSSPRTAMARDSKKKKKKRLKGSPVSKLTDDILADIISRVPYKSTCCCKCVSTRWRDLISYQCRNKMPQSIVGFFYEGYNEFRSPKKARYFTNLSRQRYPLVDPSLSFLPNCESLDILDSCNGLLLCRCWKVTDPKTLDYVVCNPTTQKLVAVPATDWSSMVSVARLGFDPAVSSHFHVFEFIDEESWGISEDELDGDCCGRIETLAIYSSKAGAWKYQTVEHGRFSIPKNSVSTFFNGILHLANLFECIVAVDVEGANWWLIDVPELPYYADCIGGIFPSQGRLYFADSDGSKLSIWVLEDYVTGKWTLKHNVSHLQLFRTKYSSYVNNYEVISIHPEHSLVFIVGGVEKTLMSYDMDSRKLCFIRQLGSECKLEWQWWPECGKKAPPFYPHVPLFSESLADEH
- the LOC119278344 gene encoding F-box protein At5g07610-like isoform X2, which encodes MSSSSPRTAMARDSKKKKKKRLKGSPVSKLTDDILADIISRVPYKSTCCCKCVSTRWRDLISYQCRNKMPQSIVGFFYEGYNEFRSPKKARYFTNLSRQRYPLVDPSLSFLPNCESLDILDSCNGLLLCRCWKVTDPKTLDYVVCNPTTQKLVAVPATDWSSMVSVARLGFDPAVSSHFHVFEFIDEESWGISEDELDGDCCGRIETLAIYSSKAGAWKYQTVEHGRFSIPKNSGRLYFADSDGSKLSIWVLEDYVTGKWTLKHNVSHLQLFRTKYSSYVNNYEVISIHPEHSLVFIVGGVEKTLMSYDMDSRKLCFIRQLGSECKLEWQWWPECGKKAPPFYPHVPLFSESLADEH